From a region of the Solanum stenotomum isolate F172 chromosome 2, ASM1918654v1, whole genome shotgun sequence genome:
- the LOC125856312 gene encoding pentatricopeptide repeat-containing protein At1g25360: MKNAVKTSLQNQSATGSIANFYAVQLQLLCREQKHATSASALLRSIHANMITSGFSPRSHILNSLINFYCKNSGLVYAKHLFDRIPQPDVVARTTMIAAYSASGEPKLAREVFDKTPLSIRDTVCYNAMITGYSHNNDGHAAIKLFLDMRWKNFQPDEYTYTSVLAALALIADHEMHCRQLHCAVAKSGMANFKCVVNALISVYVRCASSPLASSLLLMDSASKLFYEMPERDDLSWTTIITGYVKNDDLDAARKVFDGMDEKLLVAWNAMISGYVHKGFIFEALDMLRKMYLAGMKPDEFTCTSILSACADAGLFLLGKQVHAYVRRTEEKIHVSVYNALITLYWKCGRVDDARKVFDNLVFKDLVSWNAVLSAYVSAGRINEAKLFFDEMPEKNSLAWTVMISGLAQNGLGEDGLKLFNQMRVKGIELCDYAFAGAITSCAVLGALETGCQLHAQLIQRGYDSSLSAGNALVTFYGRSGVIEAARNVFLTMPCVDLVSWNALVAALGQHGYGVQAVELFEQMLDENIMPDRISFLTVISACSHAGLVEKGRHYFNIMHSVYKISPGEDHYARLIDLLSRAGRLLEAKEVIQNMPYKPGAPIWEALLAGCRTHRNVDLGVEAAEQLFELTPQHDGTYILLANTFAAAGRWDDAAKVRKLMRDQGVKKEPGCSWIKVENTVHVFLVGDTAHPEIQVVYNYLEELRLKMRKMGYVPDTQYVLHDMETEQKEYALSTHSEKLAVVFGLLKLPRGATIRVFKNLRICGDCHNAFKFMSKVEAREIIVRDGNRFHHFRDGECSCGNYW; this comes from the coding sequence ATGAAAAATGCCGTCAAAACATCTTTGCAGAACCAATCAGCCACGGGTTCCATTGCTAACTTCTACGCAGTCCAGCTCCAACTTCTTTGCCGAGAGCAAAAGCATGCCACCTCAGCGTCTGCTCTTCTTCGATCAATCCATGCCAACATGATCACCTCCGGATTCAGCCCGCGTAGCCACATCCTTAATAGCTTAATCAATTTCTATTGCAAAAATTCCGGTCTTGTTTATGCAAAGCACCTATTTGATAGAATTCCCCAACCAGATGTAGTGGCAAGAACAACTATGATTGCTGCATACTCTGCTTCCGGAGAACCCAAGCTTGCAAGAGAGGTTTTTGACAAAACCCCATTAAGTATCCGTGACACTGTTTGTTACAACGCTATGATTACAGGCTATTCACACAACAACGATGGCCATGCTGCtataaaattatttcttgatatgAGGTGGAAAAATTTTCAACCCGATGAGTATACCTACACCTCCGTACTTGCAGCCTTAGCCCTTATAGCTGATCATGAAATGCACTGCCGGCAGCTGCATTGTGCTGTTGCAAAGTCAGGCATGGCCAACTTTAAGTGTGTTGTCAATGCACTTATATCTGTTTATGTCAGATGTGCTTCGTCACCCCTAGCATCATCCTTGCTGTTGATGGACTCAGCTAGCAAGTTGTTTTATGAGATGCCAGAACGGGATGACTTGTCTTGGACTACGATTATCACAGGGTATGTGAAGAATGATGATCTTGATGCTGCTCGGAAGGTGTTTGATGGTATGGATGAGAAGTTGCTTGTGGCATGGAATGCCATGATCTCCGGATATGTGCATAAAGGTTTCATCTTTGAAGCATTAGATATGTTAAGGAAAATGTATTTAGCAGGGATGAAGCCAGATGAGTTTACCTGCACCAGTATCCTCAGTGCTTGTGCCGATGCTGGACTGTTTCTTCTAGGAAAGCAGGTGCATGCTTATGTTAGACGAACAGAAGAGAAAATTCATGTGTCTGTATATAATGCTTTAATAACATTATATTGGAAATGTGGTAGAGTTGATGATGCAAGAAAAGTTTTTGATAATCTAGTTTTTAAGGACCTTGTTTCATGGAATGCAGTTCTATCAGCATATGTGAGTGCAGGGCGGATTAATGAAGCTAAGTTATTTTTTGATGAGATGCCAGAGAAGAATTCCCTGGCATGGACAGTAATGATATCAGGATTAGCACAAAATGGACTTGGAGAAGATGGTCTCAAACTGTTCAACCAAATGAGAGTAAAGGGGATCGAGCTGTGTGACTATGCATTTGCTGGAGCTATTACATCTTGTGCAGTGCTTGGAGCACTAGAAACAGGATGCCAACTCCATGCTCAACTAATCCAGCGTGGTTATGATTCAAGCCTTTCAGCTGGAAATGCATTAGTCACATTTTATGGAAGATCTGGGGTCATTGAAGCTGCACGTAATGTGTTCCTCACTATGCCTTGTGTAGATTTGGTGTCTTGGAATGCATTGGTTGCTGCCTTGGGACAGCATGGATATGGTGTTCAAGCGGTTGAACTTTTTGAACAGATGTTAGATGAAAATATAATGCCTGATAGGATAAGCTTTCTCACGGTTATATCTGCTTGTAGTCATGCCGGATTGGTTGAAAAGGGACGACACTACTTTAATATAATGCACAGTGTTTATAAAATAAGCCCTGGAGAAGATCACTATGCCCGTTTAATTGATTTGTTGTCTCGAGCTGGAAGGTTATTAGAAGCAAAAGAAGTGATCCAGAATATGCCTTATAAACCTGGAGCACCCATTTGGGAAGCTCTTCTTGCTGGTTGCCGAACTCATAGGAACGTGGATTTGGGGGTTGAAGCAGCAGAACAACTCTTTGAGTTGACGCCACAACATGATGGAACCTACATACTTCTAGCTAACACATTCGCTGCTGCAGGCCGATGGGATGACGCTGCTAAGGTGAGAAAACTGATGAGAGACCAAGGGGTGAAAAAAGAGCCTGGATGTAGTTGGATAAAGGTTGAGAATACCGTTCATGTCTTTTTGGTGGGTGATACTGCACATCCTGAAATTCAAGTAGTGTACAACTACCTGGAGGAATTAAGGCTGAAGATGAGGAAAATGGGATATGTTCCAGACACGCAGTATGTGTTGCATGATATGGAGACTGAGCAAAAGGAGTATGCTCTTTCAACTCATAGTGAAAAGCTGGCGGTTGTATTTGGGCTCTTGAAGCTTCCTCGTGGAGCCACAATTAGGGTCTTCAAGAACCTTCGGATTTGTGGTGACTGCCACAATGCCTTCAAGTTCATGTCGAAGGTTGAGGCAAGAGAAATCATCGTCAGAGATGGAAATAGGTTTCATCATTTCAGGGATGGTGAATGCTCATGTGGGAATTACTGGTGA